From the Leptolyngbya sp. O-77 genome, one window contains:
- a CDS encoding glycosyltransferase produces the protein MELLEEELFPELYPRVGVVVPIFNGAADLPELLSCLSQQAYPREQIQYVLVDNGSRDRTPDLLQAAAVQFQALGLAMHLLAVSDIQSAYAARNAGIVAALSGDAPCEIVAFIDVDCRPDPDWLRNLLPPFADPQVGLVAGEVLPLEPATWLERYAARRGILSQRHTLAHRFLPYGQTANLAVRRSPLEAVGLFRPHLTSGGDADLCWRILQTGHWQIRFAEGAIARHRHRATLSALWEQWQRYGRSDAHLHELHGSAPMRLLTLQDAVARLARWLLKELPDVAPHVLKGQEPWDRLLDTPLDVFCAAARSGGQRRSSFPEAARAIARLPDGRLVNSPRR, from the coding sequence GTGGAACTTTTAGAGGAGGAGCTATTTCCCGAACTGTATCCGCGAGTCGGAGTGGTGGTTCCGATTTTTAACGGAGCAGCCGATTTGCCGGAACTATTGTCCTGTCTCTCTCAGCAAGCCTATCCACGAGAGCAAATTCAATACGTCTTGGTGGATAACGGGAGCCGCGATCGCACGCCCGATTTGCTCCAGGCTGCTGCCGTGCAGTTTCAAGCGCTCGGTCTTGCCATGCATTTGCTGGCTGTTTCAGACATTCAAAGCGCCTATGCCGCCCGCAATGCGGGTATTGTGGCCGCCCTGTCGGGTGATGCACCTTGCGAGATTGTTGCCTTTATAGATGTCGATTGTCGGCCTGATCCGGACTGGCTGCGGAACCTGCTGCCCCCCTTCGCTGATCCCCAGGTCGGGCTAGTAGCAGGAGAAGTGTTGCCCCTTGAACCGGCCACCTGGCTAGAGCGGTACGCCGCCCGCCGGGGGATTCTCTCGCAGCGACACACGCTGGCTCACAGATTTTTGCCCTACGGACAGACGGCTAACCTGGCTGTGCGGCGATCGCCCCTCGAAGCTGTCGGGCTGTTTCGTCCCCACCTGACCAGCGGCGGTGATGCAGACTTGTGCTGGCGCATCTTGCAGACCGGGCATTGGCAAATTCGCTTTGCGGAAGGGGCGATCGCCCGCCATCGCCACCGCGCCACGCTGTCTGCGCTCTGGGAACAGTGGCAGCGCTACGGCCGTTCCGATGCCCACCTGCACGAGTTACATGGCTCAGCCCCCATGCGATTGCTCACCTTGCAAGATGCGGTGGCTCGTCTAGCTCGGTGGTTGCTCAAAGAACTTCCAGACGTTGCGCCCCATGTACTGAAAGGGCAGGAGCCGTGGGATCGCTTGCTCGATACCCCGCTGGATGTGTTTTGTGCGGCGGCTCGGAGCGGTGGACAGCGACGCAGCTCGTTTCCGGAGGCGGCCCGGGCGATCGCCCGACTGCCCGATGGCAGGCTTGTCAATTCACCACGCAGGTAG
- a CDS encoding alr0857 family protein, which translates to MLKLTYTDADVYIECLSTPIETAIAQRVTLALRCGETLHVTPNSASFLLWANVPQLAQLQQLLKAQPEAIALAPADADWVEVTLYGSWLSSSPYAHEGVFLAALPAAIERLVYQLWQASLCVQKVRG; encoded by the coding sequence ATGCTAAAGCTTACCTATACCGATGCCGACGTTTATATAGAGTGCCTGTCTACGCCCATCGAAACGGCGATCGCCCAACGGGTGACGCTGGCCCTGCGCTGCGGCGAAACGCTGCACGTCACGCCAAACTCCGCCAGTTTCTTGCTATGGGCCAACGTGCCTCAATTGGCGCAGCTACAGCAACTCCTGAAGGCACAACCTGAGGCAATCGCCCTGGCGCCAGCAGACGCAGACTGGGTTGAAGTCACACTCTATGGAAGTTGGCTATCGTCCAGTCCCTACGCTCACGAGGGCGTTTTTCTCGCAGCCCTGCCTGCTGCCATAGAGCGCCTGGTTTATCAACTTTGGCAGGCTAGTCTCTGTGTCCAGAAGGTGAGGGGTTGA
- a CDS encoding alpha/beta fold hydrolase, whose translation MQTAIAPAVGAYWNWRGYSIYYVRAGERRGDSHRDGLADRPPLLLVHGFGASTDHWRKNVAGLSADFEVWAIDLLGFGRSQKPDIVYSGDLWRDQLHDFITDVIRRPVVLAGNSLGGYASLCVVAQRPQSAAGLVLLNCAGAFTETAQAAQPNLVQQWLGDIVRSLLLQPLPSFLLFQYVRQKSVIRKTLEKVYLDRSAVTDQLVEDIYRPSCDPGAPAVFAAVFKSPRGEKNDVLLSQMRCPLLMLWGEGDPWMNARSRGALFRQHYPNLTEHYLNAGHCPHDEVPEQVNALIKDWVLGIGEDAMMG comes from the coding sequence ATGCAAACTGCGATTGCCCCTGCGGTGGGAGCCTACTGGAACTGGCGCGGCTATTCCATTTACTACGTCCGGGCAGGAGAACGACGGGGCGATTCCCACAGGGATGGCCTGGCGGATCGCCCGCCGCTGCTGCTGGTGCATGGCTTCGGTGCGTCTACCGATCACTGGCGCAAGAACGTGGCCGGGCTAAGCGCCGACTTTGAAGTGTGGGCAATCGACCTGCTGGGCTTTGGGCGATCGCAGAAACCCGATATCGTCTACAGCGGCGACCTCTGGCGCGATCAGTTGCACGACTTTATTACCGACGTGATTCGGCGACCTGTGGTGCTGGCGGGCAACTCGCTGGGCGGCTATGCATCGCTGTGTGTGGTGGCCCAGCGTCCACAATCCGCAGCAGGGCTAGTGCTGCTGAACTGCGCTGGAGCCTTTACCGAAACGGCGCAAGCGGCTCAGCCCAACCTCGTGCAGCAGTGGTTGGGAGACATCGTGCGATCGCTCTTGTTGCAGCCGCTCCCCAGTTTTCTGCTGTTTCAATACGTCCGGCAAAAATCTGTCATTCGCAAAACGCTGGAAAAGGTCTATCTAGACCGCAGCGCCGTCACCGACCAGTTGGTTGAGGATATCTACCGCCCCTCTTGCGATCCGGGCGCACCCGCCGTGTTCGCGGCTGTGTTCAAGTCTCCCCGTGGCGAAAAGAATGACGTGCTGCTGAGCCAGATGCGGTGTCCGCTGCTGATGCTCTGGGGCGAGGGCGATCCGTGGATGAATGCCCGCAGTCGAGGAGCGCTCTTCCGCCAGCACTATCCCAACCTGACAGAGCATTACCTAAACGCGGGGCATTGTCCCCATGACGAAGTGCCGGAGCAGGTAAACGCGCTGATCAAAGATTGGGTTTTGGGAATCGGAGAGGATGCGATGATGGGATAA
- a CDS encoding DUF928 domain-containing protein, translating into MNASKFWLKSAAIAAVVLVLSAAPAVAQRYESSSGDAPGADRAIGGGGHRYRAPLPPEAGAPAGRPFGGASRGSGDLPICQSLAALVPSTREVGRNGREYTSVWALTAAAHPTFWFYVPYAITGDEPAEFVLFDDQRRIIYRKQNIALSDAPGIIGIALPETAPALEVGRMYRWNFQTQCGGEVVFVEGWIQRTALDVELTAEIDRALPLGQAALYAENGIWYDALTLLGNLRREDPDNLDVLEAWMELLEVLELGKDEEEIVLAPVVPVE; encoded by the coding sequence TTTTGTCTGCTGCTCCGGCTGTGGCGCAGCGCTATGAATCGTCCAGCGGCGACGCACCCGGTGCAGACCGGGCAATTGGGGGCGGGGGTCATCGCTATCGGGCCCCGCTGCCGCCCGAAGCAGGCGCACCGGCTGGGCGACCCTTCGGCGGAGCCAGTCGAGGTAGCGGCGATCTTCCCATCTGCCAATCGCTGGCAGCCCTAGTTCCGTCCACTCGTGAGGTTGGGCGCAACGGCAGAGAGTACACTAGCGTTTGGGCCCTCACTGCCGCCGCCCATCCCACCTTCTGGTTTTACGTTCCCTACGCAATTACGGGCGATGAGCCTGCCGAATTTGTGCTGTTCGACGATCAGCGCCGCATTATTTACCGAAAACAAAACATTGCCCTGAGCGATGCACCCGGTATTATTGGCATCGCTCTCCCCGAAACCGCGCCAGCGCTAGAAGTCGGGCGCATGTATCGGTGGAACTTCCAGACTCAATGCGGCGGCGAAGTCGTGTTTGTGGAAGGCTGGATTCAGCGAACCGCCCTGGATGTCGAGCTCACTGCCGAAATCGACCGCGCCCTGCCGCTCGGCCAGGCGGCCCTGTATGCAGAAAACGGCATCTGGTACGACGCGCTCACCCTTTTGGGCAATTTGCGCCGAGAAGATCCCGACAATCTCGACGTGCTAGAGGCCTGGATGGAACTGCTGGAGGTATTGGAACTGGGCAAAGACGAAGAGGAAATCGTCCTCGCGCCCGTTGTTCCTGTCGAGTAA